A genomic segment from Truepera sp. encodes:
- the tuf gene encoding elongation factor Tu, with protein MAKGVFERTKPHVNVGTIGHVDHGKTTLTAAITFTAGSADASVEVQSYDAIDKAPEERARGITINTSHVEYQTAARHYSHVDCPGHADYVKNMITGAAQMDGAILVVSAADGPMPQTREHIVLARQVGVPFIVVFLNKVDMVEDVELLELVEMEVRELLSAYEFPGDDLPVVRGSALRALEALVASPKLPRGENVWVDGVWELLDAVDAYIPTPVRDVDKAFLMPVEDVFTITGRGTVATGRIERGVVRTGDEVEIVGLSDTRKSVVTGVEMHRKTLDSGMAGDNVGVLLRGVGRDDVERGQVLARPGSITPHTVFGASVYILRKEEGGRHSAFFSGYRPQFYFRTTDVTGVVSLPGGVEMVMPGDNVELSVELIKPIAMEEGLRFAIREGGRTVGAGVVTTVVK; from the coding sequence ATGGCTAAGGGTGTTTTTGAGCGTACGAAGCCGCATGTGAATGTTGGGACGATTGGTCATGTTGATCATGGGAAGACGACGTTGACGGCGGCGATTACGTTTACTGCGGGTTCGGCTGATGCTTCGGTTGAGGTGCAGTCTTATGATGCGATTGATAAGGCGCCGGAGGAGCGGGCTCGGGGTATTACGATTAATACTTCGCATGTTGAGTATCAGACTGCGGCGCGGCATTATTCGCATGTTGATTGTCCGGGGCATGCGGATTATGTGAAGAATATGATTACGGGTGCGGCGCAGATGGATGGTGCGATTTTGGTGGTGTCGGCTGCTGATGGTCCGATGCCGCAGACGCGTGAGCATATTGTGTTGGCGCGTCAGGTGGGTGTGCCGTTTATTGTGGTGTTTTTGAATAAGGTTGACATGGTTGAGGATGTGGAGTTGTTGGAGTTGGTGGAGATGGAGGTGCGTGAGCTTCTGTCTGCGTATGAGTTTCCGGGGGATGATTTGCCGGTGGTGAGGGGGTCGGCGTTGCGGGCGTTGGAGGCGTTGGTGGCGTCGCCTAAGTTGCCGCGTGGTGAGAATGTTTGGGTTGATGGGGTGTGGGAGTTGTTGGATGCGGTTGATGCTTATATTCCGACGCCGGTGCGGGATGTGGATAAGGCGTTTTTGATGCCGGTGGAGGATGTGTTTACGATTACGGGTCGTGGGACGGTGGCGACTGGTCGTATTGAGCGGGGTGTGGTGAGGACGGGGGATGAGGTTGAGATCGTGGGGTTGTCTGATACTCGTAAGAGTGTCGTGACGGGTGTGGAGATGCATAGGAAGACGTTGGATTCGGGGATGGCTGGGGATAATGTGGGGGTTTTGTTGCGGGGTGTGGGGCGTGATGATGTTGAGCGGGGTCAGGTGTTGGCTCGGCCGGGTTCGATTACGCCGCATACGGTGTTTGGTGCGAGTGTGTACATTTTGAGGAAGGAGGAGGGTGGTCGTCATTCTGCTTTTTTCTCTGGTTATCGTCCGCAGTTTTATTTTCGGACGACTGATGTGACGGGTGTGGTGTCTTTGCCGGGTGGGGTGGAGATGGTTATGCCTGGGGATAATGTTGAGTTGTCGGTTGAGTTGATCAAGCCGATTGCGATGGAGGAGGGGTTGCGGTTTGCGATTCGTGAGGGTGGTCGTACGGTGGGTGCGGGTGTCGTGACCACCGTCGTCAAGTAA
- the rpsJ gene encoding 30S ribosomal protein S10 — protein MAAPRIRIKLKAFDHRSLDTSATKIVETVRRSGAKVVGPVPLPTRIRRFCVLRSPFTDKDSREHFEIRTHNRLIDIKAPTKSTIDSLMHLDLPTGVDIEIKTVGGR, from the coding sequence ATGGCAGCCCCACGCATTCGCATCAAACTGAAGGCCTTCGATCATCGTAGCCTCGACACCTCGGCTACCAAGATCGTCGAGACCGTGCGCCGCAGTGGCGCCAAGGTCGTCGGCCCCGTTCCGCTGCCCACTCGCATCAGGCGCTTCTGCGTCCTTCGGAGCCCCTTCACCGACAAGGACAGCAGGGAACACTTCGAGATCCGGACGCACAACCGGCTCATCGACATCAAGGCGCCGACCAAGAGCACCATCGACTCGCTCATGCACCTCGACCTCCCGACCGGGGTCGACATCGAGATAAAGACCGTCGGAGGCCGTTGA
- the rplC gene encoding 50S ribosomal protein L3 has translation MKGILGTKVGMTQVWQGDRLVPVTVVLAGPCPVVQRKTPGTDGYSAVQLGWDELPAKAVNQPTAGHFKRAGVAPQRHLVEFRDYAPETDEVKADVFSAGEAVDVTGISKGRGTAGVMKRWNFSGLPASHGVKKKHRSPGSIGQRKFPGRVYKGKRMAGQYGNEVVTIIGLEVVEVRVEDNLLLLKGSIPGPNGALVQVRQSNRKVS, from the coding sequence GTGAAAGGAATCCTCGGCACCAAGGTGGGCATGACCCAGGTGTGGCAAGGCGACCGGCTCGTGCCGGTGACCGTCGTGCTCGCCGGTCCGTGCCCCGTGGTGCAACGCAAGACCCCGGGCACCGACGGTTACTCCGCGGTGCAGCTGGGGTGGGACGAGCTCCCCGCCAAGGCGGTGAACCAGCCGACCGCGGGTCACTTCAAGCGCGCCGGCGTGGCGCCCCAGCGGCACCTGGTCGAGTTCCGCGACTACGCGCCCGAGACCGACGAGGTCAAGGCGGACGTGTTCAGCGCCGGCGAAGCCGTCGACGTCACGGGAATCAGCAAGGGCCGCGGCACGGCGGGGGTCATGAAGCGCTGGAACTTCAGCGGCCTGCCCGCCTCTCACGGCGTGAAGAAGAAGCACCGTTCGCCCGGCTCCATCGGGCAACGCAAGTTCCCGGGCCGCGTCTACAAGGGCAAGCGCATGGCCGGCCAGTACGGCAATGAGGTCGTCACGATCATCGGCCTCGAGGTCGTCGAAGTCCGCGTGGAAGACAACCTGCTCCTCCTGAAGGGCTCCATCCCGGGCCCGAACGGCGCCCTGGTGCAGGTGCGGCAGTCGAACAGGAAGGTGAGCTGA
- the rplD gene encoding 50S ribosomal protein L4, which yields MSVTVDVVGSGRKVTLDLPEPKESVLHEVVMWQLAKRRRGTAATKTRGMITGSTAKIYPQKGTGRARHGDRKAPIFVGGSKAFGPHPRSYAYTLPKRVRRLGLQMAIAARAQDGRLTLVDSFGVNGKTREFVAWAKSNGFEGNERVLLVTDDELARRAARNLPWIDVLATAGLNVYDILRAGHVIADAKLFDTAEESA from the coding sequence ATGTCGGTCACCGTCGACGTCGTCGGCAGCGGTCGCAAGGTCACGCTCGACCTGCCGGAACCCAAGGAGTCGGTGCTGCACGAGGTGGTCATGTGGCAGCTCGCCAAGCGGCGCCGCGGCACCGCCGCCACCAAGACGCGGGGCATGATCACGGGCTCCACCGCCAAGATCTACCCACAGAAGGGCACCGGCCGCGCTCGCCACGGCGACCGCAAGGCCCCGATATTCGTGGGTGGCAGCAAGGCCTTCGGCCCCCACCCCCGTTCGTACGCCTACACGCTTCCCAAGCGCGTACGGCGGCTGGGCCTCCAGATGGCCATCGCCGCGCGTGCCCAGGACGGCCGCCTCACGCTGGTCGATTCGTTCGGGGTCAACGGCAAGACGCGCGAGTTCGTGGCCTGGGCCAAGAGCAACGGCTTCGAGGGCAACGAGCGCGTGCTTCTCGTCACCGACGATGAGCTGGCGCGCCGCGCCGCGCGCAACCTGCCGTGGATCGACGTCCTCGCCACGGCGGGGCTCAACGTCTACGACATCTTGCGTGCCGGCCACGTGATCGCCGACGCCAAGCTGTTCGACACGGCCGAGGAGTCCGCATGA
- the rplW gene encoding 50S ribosomal protein L23 — protein MNPHDVIFAPVLSEKAVQAIADGKYSFYVHPQANRVQIREAIETVFKVDVTKVNLLTVTGKVKRQGRFSGRRPERKKAIVTLKAGQRIQQLEGLS, from the coding sequence ATGAACCCGCACGACGTCATCTTTGCGCCGGTCCTCAGCGAGAAGGCCGTCCAGGCCATCGCCGACGGCAAGTACTCGTTCTACGTCCATCCGCAGGCCAACCGCGTGCAGATCCGCGAGGCCATCGAGACGGTCTTCAAGGTCGACGTGACCAAGGTCAACTTGCTCACCGTCACCGGCAAGGTCAAGCGCCAGGGGCGCTTCTCCGGCCGCCGCCCAGAGCGGAAGAAGGCCATCGTCACTCTCAAGGCCGGGCAGCGCATTCAGCAGCTCGAGGGCCTGTCGTGA
- the rplB gene encoding 50S ribosomal protein L2, with product MPTKSYRPYTPSRRSMTTLDFAEITRETPEKSLVRPIKKSGGRNHHGRITSRFRGGGHKRRYRVIDFRRRDKEGVPAKVAAIEYDPNRSSNIALLHYRDGEKRYILAPEKLSVGSLVVSGADSEPVIGNAMPLRFVPVGTVVHAVELLPGKGAQLARSAGTSIQIQGRDGIYVTLRLPSGELRKVHGECYATVGGVGNSEHKNIVIGKAGRKRWLGRKPHQRGRSMNPVDHPHGGGEGRSTGGRPPVSPWGQQAKGLKTRNKRKGSSRFIVRRRKVS from the coding sequence ATGCCTACCAAGAGTTATCGCCCCTACACCCCCTCCCGTCGCAGCATGACCACGCTGGACTTCGCCGAGATCACTCGCGAAACCCCAGAGAAGTCGCTGGTACGCCCGATCAAGAAGTCGGGCGGTCGCAACCACCACGGGCGCATCACCTCGCGCTTCCGGGGCGGCGGCCACAAGCGCCGTTACCGCGTCATCGACTTCCGTCGCCGCGACAAGGAGGGCGTGCCCGCCAAGGTCGCCGCCATCGAGTACGACCCGAACCGCAGCTCCAACATCGCGTTGCTCCACTACCGCGACGGGGAGAAGCGCTACATCCTGGCCCCAGAGAAGCTCTCCGTGGGCAGCCTCGTGGTTAGCGGCGCCGACTCCGAGCCCGTGATTGGCAACGCGATGCCGCTACGGTTCGTGCCCGTCGGCACGGTCGTGCACGCCGTCGAGCTGCTCCCCGGCAAGGGCGCCCAACTGGCCCGTTCGGCCGGCACCAGCATCCAGATCCAGGGCCGCGACGGCATCTACGTGACGCTGCGCCTGCCCTCGGGCGAGCTGCGCAAGGTGCACGGCGAGTGCTACGCCACCGTGGGCGGCGTCGGCAACAGCGAGCACAAGAACATCGTCATCGGCAAGGCCGGCCGCAAGCGCTGGCTTGGCCGTAAGCCCCACCAGCGCGGTCGGTCCATGAACCCGGTCGATCACCCGCACGGTGGCGGCGAGGGTCGCTCCACGGGCGGACGCCCGCCGGTCAGCCCCTGGGGCCAGCAGGCCAAGGGCCTCAAGACGCGCAACAAGCGTAAGGGTTCGAGCCGCTTCATCGTGCGGCGCCGGAAGGTGAGCTGA
- the rpsS gene encoding 30S ribosomal protein S19, whose product MARSIKKGPFVDGHLLKKIDAANASGDRRVIKTWSRRSTVVPEMVGHTIGVYNGRQHVPVFVQETMVGHKLGEFSPTRTFRGHSGSRKD is encoded by the coding sequence ATGGCGCGTAGCATCAAGAAGGGGCCGTTCGTAGACGGTCACCTCCTCAAGAAGATCGACGCGGCCAACGCCTCCGGCGACCGGCGCGTCATCAAGACCTGGAGCCGCCGTAGCACCGTCGTGCCCGAGATGGTCGGACACACGATCGGCGTCTACAACGGCCGCCAGCACGTCCCCGTTTTCGTGCAGGAGACCATGGTCGGGCACAAGTTGGGCGAGTTCTCGCCCACGCGCACGTTCCGTGGCCACTCCGGCTCGCGGAAGGACTGA
- the rplV gene encoding 50S ribosomal protein L22: MPQQAKASLRMLRITSRKTRLVADLIRGKDVTKAEDILRYTDKRSALPMLKVLRSAKANAVNNHDMFEDSLFVKAIEVSEGPTLKRFLPRARGRADLLRKRTCNISITLEERSGK, from the coding sequence ATGCCCCAGCAAGCCAAGGCTTCCCTCCGCATGCTCAGGATCACGTCGCGCAAGACGCGGCTCGTGGCCGACCTCATCCGTGGCAAGGACGTTACCAAGGCCGAGGACATCCTGCGCTACACTGACAAGCGCTCCGCGTTGCCCATGCTGAAGGTGCTGAGGAGCGCCAAGGCGAACGCGGTCAACAACCACGACATGTTCGAGGACAGCCTCTTCGTCAAGGCGATCGAGGTCAGCGAAGGGCCGACGCTCAAGCGGTTCCTGCCCCGTGCCCGCGGCCGGGCGGACCTCCTGCGCAAGCGCACTTGCAACATCTCGATCACCTTGGAGGAACGCAGTGGGAAATAA
- the rplP gene encoding 50S ribosomal protein L16 has translation MLLPKRVKYRKQMRGRMTGATKGGDYVAFGDYGLVALEPAWIKSNQIEAVRVTMSRYFRRGGKIYVRIFPDKPVTKKPQEVRMGKGKGAVEYWVSVVKPGRVMFEVANVTEEQAKEAFRLASHKLPIKVKMVKREIYDEAQ, from the coding sequence ATGTTGCTACCCAAGCGTGTCAAGTACCGCAAGCAGATGCGCGGTCGCATGACCGGCGCCACCAAGGGGGGCGACTACGTCGCCTTCGGCGACTACGGCCTGGTGGCCCTGGAGCCGGCCTGGATCAAGTCGAACCAGATCGAGGCCGTCCGCGTGACCATGAGCCGTTACTTCCGCCGTGGCGGTAAGATCTACGTTCGCATCTTCCCTGACAAGCCCGTCACCAAGAAGCCGCAGGAAGTGCGGATGGGTAAGGGGAAGGGCGCTGTCGAGTACTGGGTCAGCGTAGTGAAGCCCGGGCGGGTGATGTTCGAGGTCGCCAACGTGACCGAAGAGCAGGCCAAGGAGGCCTTCCGCCTCGCGTCTCACAAGCTGCCGATCAAGGTCAAGATGGTCAAGCGGGAGATCTACGATGAAGCCCAATGA
- the rpmC gene encoding 50S ribosomal protein L29: MKPNEVRNMSLGEITAEVEKRREELFDLRLQSAVGHTSNPRRARMAKREIARLLTIAKEKAEGTR; the protein is encoded by the coding sequence ATGAAGCCCAATGAGGTGCGGAACATGAGCCTCGGCGAGATCACCGCCGAGGTGGAGAAGCGCCGCGAGGAGCTGTTCGACCTGCGGCTCCAGTCGGCCGTGGGGCACACCAGTAACCCGCGCCGCGCCCGCATGGCCAAGCGCGAGATCGCTAGGCTCCTCACCATCGCCAAAGAGAAGGCCGAGGGAACACGGTGA
- the rpsQ gene encoding 30S ribosomal protein S17: protein MQGRVVSNKADKTVTVNVERRFKHPLYGKVVTVSKRYLAHDEENSYQVGDLVEIAASRPISRRKRFVVSRLIEKARA, encoded by the coding sequence ATGCAGGGCCGCGTCGTGAGCAACAAGGCCGATAAGACCGTGACGGTCAACGTGGAGCGGCGCTTCAAGCACCCGCTTTACGGCAAGGTCGTCACCGTCTCGAAGCGCTACCTCGCGCACGACGAAGAGAACTCCTATCAGGTCGGTGACCTCGTGGAGATAGCCGCCAGCCGCCCCATCAGTCGCCGCAAGCGCTTCGTCGTGTCGCGCTTGATAGAGAAGGCGCGCGCTTAG
- the rplN gene encoding 50S ribosomal protein L14: MIQQESYLDVADNSGARTIQCIRVLGTGQQWVGSVGDVIVAAVKDAIPHAAVKKGDVVKAVIVRTKKEVSRKDGSSIRFDTNAAVLLNPQNEPRGTRVFGPVARELREKKFMRIVSLAPEVL, encoded by the coding sequence ATGATTCAACAGGAAAGCTACCTAGACGTGGCCGACAACTCGGGAGCCCGCACCATCCAGTGCATCCGCGTCCTCGGCACCGGCCAGCAGTGGGTCGGTTCGGTGGGCGACGTCATCGTCGCGGCCGTGAAGGACGCCATCCCGCACGCCGCCGTCAAGAAGGGCGACGTCGTGAAGGCCGTCATCGTGCGGACCAAGAAGGAAGTCAGCCGGAAAGACGGCTCGTCGATCCGCTTCGACACCAACGCCGCGGTCCTCCTGAACCCCCAGAACGAGCCGCGCGGCACGCGCGTCTTCGGGCCGGTAGCGCGCGAACTGCGCGAGAAGAAGTTCATGCGCATCGTATCGCTGGCCCCGGAGGTCCTCTGA
- the rplX gene encoding 50S ribosomal protein L24 codes for MSQVKSRIKKGDNVKVIAGKHKGSQGEVISVDRIKGRVLVKNVNVIKKAQRPTQENPRGGFLEQEASLHLSNVQLVDPQTGTPTRIAYRQLDDGRKVRIAVKSGAQLDE; via the coding sequence ATGTCCCAGGTCAAGTCGCGGATCAAGAAGGGCGACAACGTGAAGGTCATCGCCGGGAAGCACAAGGGGTCCCAGGGCGAAGTGATCTCCGTCGACCGCATCAAGGGCCGCGTGCTCGTCAAGAACGTGAACGTCATCAAGAAGGCGCAGCGCCCCACGCAGGAGAACCCGCGCGGCGGCTTCCTGGAGCAAGAGGCCTCGCTTCACCTGAGCAACGTGCAACTGGTCGACCCCCAGACGGGCACCCCCACCCGCATCGCCTATCGCCAGCTCGACGACGGGCGCAAAGTGCGCATCGCCGTCAAGAGCGGCGCGCAGTTGGACGAGTGA
- the rplE gene encoding 50S ribosomal protein L5, which produces MELPIKKRFAAIQPQLAERHGYTNPMAIPRVEKIVVNMGLGEAREDSKVIDKASKEIAAITLQRPAVTRAKKSVSNFKVRAGMPVGLRVTLRGVKMWAFLDRLVNIALPRVRDFRGVPSNSFDGRGNYSLGIREQMVFPEISFEQVDATRGFDVTIVTTAKTDEEARSLLELLGMPFRK; this is translated from the coding sequence ATCGAACTACCAATCAAGAAGCGCTTCGCGGCCATCCAGCCGCAACTGGCGGAACGCCACGGTTACACCAACCCCATGGCCATCCCGCGCGTCGAGAAGATCGTCGTGAACATGGGGCTCGGAGAAGCCCGCGAGGACTCGAAGGTCATCGACAAGGCCTCCAAGGAGATCGCGGCCATCACCCTGCAGCGCCCGGCGGTCACGCGCGCCAAGAAGTCGGTGTCGAACTTCAAGGTCCGCGCCGGCATGCCGGTCGGCCTGCGCGTCACCCTGCGCGGCGTGAAGATGTGGGCGTTCCTCGACCGCCTCGTCAACATCGCCCTCCCACGCGTCCGCGACTTCCGCGGGGTTCCTTCCAACAGCTTCGACGGCCGCGGCAACTACAGCCTCGGCATCCGTGAGCAGATGGTCTTCCCCGAGATCAGCTTCGAGCAGGTCGACGCCACCCGTGGCTTCGACGTCACCATCGTCACCACGGCTAAGACCGACGAGGAAGCGCGCTCGCTCCTCGAACTCCTCGGCATGCCGTTCAGGAAGTAA
- a CDS encoding type Z 30S ribosomal protein S14, whose amino-acid sequence MATKAHIAKSKRTPKFAVRAGNRCSRCGRSRAYLRDFGVCRICMRELAHAGHLPGVVKASW is encoded by the coding sequence GTGGCCACCAAGGCTCATATAGCGAAGTCCAAGCGCACCCCCAAGTTCGCCGTTCGCGCCGGCAACCGCTGCTCGCGCTGCGGCCGGTCGCGCGCCTACCTGCGCGATTTCGGCGTCTGCCGTATCTGCATGCGAGAACTTGCCCACGCCGGGCACCTGCCGGGCGTCGTCAAGGCGAGCTGGTGA
- the rpsH gene encoding 30S ribosomal protein S8 → MQTDPIADMLTRIRNAVAKAEASVDVPASKFKLALGQVLVSEGYLKSIESVDKDGKPYLRMGLKYGHKRTPVIHSLKRVSTPGRRAYAKAAHVPVVRGGLGLAIVSTSQGLMVDREARRQNVGGEIVCEVW, encoded by the coding sequence ATGCAGACGGATCCAATCGCAGATATGCTCACGCGCATCCGCAACGCCGTGGCCAAGGCCGAGGCAAGCGTCGACGTGCCGGCGAGCAAGTTCAAACTGGCCCTGGGCCAGGTGCTGGTCTCCGAGGGCTACCTCAAGTCGATCGAGTCGGTCGACAAGGACGGCAAGCCCTACTTGCGCATGGGGCTCAAGTACGGCCACAAGCGCACCCCGGTCATCCACTCCCTGAAGCGCGTCTCGACCCCGGGCCGCCGCGCCTACGCCAAGGCCGCGCACGTGCCCGTAGTTCGTGGCGGGCTCGGCCTCGCCATCGTCTCCACTTCCCAGGGTCTCATGGTCGACCGCGAAGCTCGCCGCCAGAACGTCGGCGGGGAGATCGTCTGCGAGGTGTGGTGA
- the rplF gene encoding 50S ribosomal protein L6, with the protein MSRIGRSPIPLPKGVETKLMEPGKVSVKGPKGNLEVVFSTRLGLLQEAGTLSITRPTDHREDRAQHGLARSLIANAVTGVTQGYEKKLEIHGVGFRCANKGSSLELTLGYSHPLTVEAPAGITIQATEPTRITVSGIDKQLVGQVAADIRALRPPDSYHGKGVRYAGETVRLKPGKSAAR; encoded by the coding sequence ATGTCGAGGATCGGCCGCTCACCCATCCCGCTGCCCAAGGGTGTCGAGACCAAGCTAATGGAGCCGGGCAAGGTGTCCGTCAAGGGACCCAAGGGAAACCTGGAGGTCGTCTTCAGCACGCGCCTGGGGCTCTTGCAAGAGGCCGGCACCCTCAGCATCACCCGCCCCACGGATCACCGGGAGGACCGCGCCCAGCACGGCCTCGCCCGTAGCCTCATCGCCAACGCCGTCACGGGCGTCACGCAGGGCTACGAGAAGAAGCTCGAGATCCACGGTGTGGGCTTTCGCTGCGCCAACAAGGGCAGCAGCCTCGAGTTGACCCTCGGCTACTCGCACCCGCTCACCGTCGAGGCCCCCGCGGGCATCACGATCCAGGCCACCGAGCCCACTCGCATCACCGTGAGCGGCATCGACAAGCAACTCGTCGGCCAAGTCGCCGCCGATATCCGCGCGCTGCGTCCACCCGACTCGTACCACGGCAAAGGTGTCAGGTACGCGGGAGAAACCGTCCGCCTCAAGCCCGGCAAGTCCGCGGCTCGCTGA
- the rplR gene encoding 50S ribosomal protein L18 has product MNATVRKERRANRTRRRLRRPVETERLRLSVFRSAKHIYAQVIDDAQGRTVAEANSKTLAATGTKSEQAKEVGKLLAERALAAGVKSVVFDRGAFRYHGRVKALAEGAREGGLEF; this is encoded by the coding sequence ATGAACGCTACCGTACGCAAGGAACGTCGCGCCAACCGGACCCGCCGCCGGTTACGCAGGCCCGTCGAAACCGAACGCCTGCGCCTCTCGGTATTCCGCAGCGCCAAGCACATCTACGCGCAGGTCATCGACGACGCGCAAGGTCGCACCGTCGCAGAGGCCAACAGCAAGACGCTCGCCGCAACCGGCACCAAGTCGGAGCAGGCCAAGGAAGTCGGCAAGCTACTCGCCGAACGCGCCCTGGCCGCCGGCGTCAAGAGCGTCGTTTTCGACCGTGGCGCCTTCCGCTACCACGGCCGTGTCAAGGCCCTGGCAGAAGGGGCCCGTGAAGGAGGCCTCGAGTTCTGA
- the rpsE gene encoding 30S ribosomal protein S5: MADTDFEDKVIFIRRTAKTYKGGRRFRFGAMVVIGDRNGRVGVGLGKAREVPVAVQKGQYVARRNVINVPIEEGGTIPHEVLGEHGTSRVMLKPAGAGTGVIAGSVPRAIVELAGYRNLLTKELGSRNQTNVAYAVIEGLKQLRTYEDSKRLREAAE; the protein is encoded by the coding sequence ATGGCTGATACCGACTTCGAAGATAAGGTCATCTTCATCCGCCGCACCGCCAAGACCTACAAGGGCGGCCGCAGGTTCCGCTTCGGCGCCATGGTCGTCATCGGCGACCGTAACGGCCGCGTGGGCGTCGGGCTGGGCAAGGCCCGCGAAGTGCCCGTGGCCGTGCAGAAGGGTCAGTACGTGGCCCGCCGCAACGTCATCAACGTGCCCATCGAAGAGGGTGGCACCATCCCCCACGAGGTCCTCGGCGAGCACGGCACCAGCCGCGTCATGCTGAAGCCCGCGGGCGCCGGGACCGGCGTCATCGCCGGCAGCGTGCCTCGCGCCATCGTGGAACTCGCCGGTTACCGCAACCTCCTCACGAAGGAGCTCGGCAGTCGTAACCAGACGAACGTCGCCTACGCCGTCATCGAGGGCCTCAAGCAACTGCGCACCTACGAGGACTCCAAGCGTTTGAGGGAGGCGGCCGAGTGA
- the rpmD gene encoding 50S ribosomal protein L30, with the protein MKLKLVRSLIGSTKRQRGTVNALGLKKIGDARKVVDNESTRGMVEKVKHLVVIEEEKR; encoded by the coding sequence GTGAAGCTCAAGCTGGTCCGTAGCCTCATAGGCTCCACGAAAAGGCAGCGCGGCACGGTGAACGCACTGGGTCTCAAGAAGATCGGGGACGCGCGCAAGGTGGTCGACAACGAGTCGACCCGAGGGATGGTCGAGAAGGTCAAGCACCTCGTCGTCATCGAGGAGGAGAAGCGGTGA
- the rplO gene encoding 50S ribosomal protein L15, whose amino-acid sequence MKLNELAPAAGSKKSRKRVGRGVGSGRGKTAGRGQKGQASRSGFSQGAGWEGGRSRLIMRLPKRGFTRVKEPLQLVNLRDLNGFTEGGQVGAEELVAAGVIRRTDHPVKLLADGELEVKGLVITVDRASKGALSAVAAAGGRVVLPGAPAEGA is encoded by the coding sequence GTGAAGCTCAACGAACTCGCCCCAGCAGCGGGCTCGAAGAAGTCGCGGAAGCGCGTCGGCCGCGGCGTGGGCAGCGGTCGCGGCAAGACCGCCGGCCGCGGGCAGAAGGGCCAGGCGAGCCGCTCCGGCTTCAGCCAAGGGGCCGGTTGGGAAGGCGGGCGCTCGCGCCTGATCATGCGCCTGCCGAAGCGCGGCTTCACGCGCGTCAAGGAGCCCTTGCAGCTCGTCAACCTCCGTGACCTCAACGGCTTCACCGAGGGCGGACAGGTCGGCGCTGAGGAGCTCGTGGCCGCCGGCGTCATCCGCCGCACCGACCACCCCGTCAAGCTGCTCGCCGACGGCGAGCTCGAGGTCAAGGGCCTGGTCATCACGGTCGATCGGGCCTCCAAGGGCGCCCTCAGTGCCGTCGCCGCCGCCGGCGGTCGAGTAGTCCTACCCGGCGCTCCGGCCGAGGGCGCTTAA